Proteins found in one Mucilaginibacter gracilis genomic segment:
- a CDS encoding tetratricopeptide repeat protein, whose amino-acid sequence MFPFIGEGGGYYYYIIVGLQIFCGYHAYQRGNLQRWIWLIVFLPVIGSAIYLFSEVFSGQRMRGPKIDVGAIINPGAKIKKLEDDLRFTDTFANRIKLADAYLASGQTDKAVELYETSLTGTFADNEHALSQLMTGYYNQNRYEDAIAIANKINRSQKFPKSKAHMLYAMALENTGQTELAEKEFKAMKGRYSCFEQRYQYGLFLKRAARYDDAHRIFTEIIDEVPHLGPIEKKTGREWFGKSREQLKAIANESVNK is encoded by the coding sequence ATGTTTCCTTTTATTGGCGAGGGCGGCGGTTATTATTATTACATTATTGTGGGTCTGCAAATTTTTTGCGGTTACCATGCGTATCAGCGTGGTAATTTACAGCGTTGGATATGGCTCATTGTTTTTTTGCCGGTTATTGGCTCGGCTATTTACCTTTTTAGCGAGGTATTTTCGGGCCAGAGGATGCGCGGCCCTAAAATAGATGTTGGAGCCATTATTAACCCCGGCGCCAAAATAAAAAAACTTGAAGACGACCTTCGCTTTACCGATACCTTTGCCAACCGCATTAAACTGGCCGACGCCTACCTGGCATCCGGCCAAACCGATAAAGCTGTTGAACTATACGAAACCAGCTTAACCGGCACCTTTGCCGATAATGAACATGCTTTATCGCAATTGATGACAGGCTATTATAACCAAAACCGGTATGAAGACGCTATTGCGATAGCAAATAAAATAAACCGATCGCAAAAGTTTCCAAAATCAAAGGCGCACATGCTTTACGCTATGGCACTGGAAAACACCGGACAAACTGAATTAGCCGAAAAAGAGTTTAAAGCCATGAAAGGTCGTTATTCGTGCTTTGAGCAGCGCTACCAATATGGCTTATTTTTAAAACGCGCTGCCCGGTATGATGATGCCCACCGCATTTTTACCGAAATAATTGACGAAGTGCCACACCTTGGGCCGATAGAAAAAAAG